One region of Armigeres subalbatus isolate Guangzhou_Male chromosome 3, GZ_Asu_2, whole genome shotgun sequence genomic DNA includes:
- the LOC134223409 gene encoding uncharacterized protein LOC134223409: MEEPENETSTEGLFLEANVEITSASESEDVVLMQYGEGFDDPLDLDVSASKYSPQFLDEEYLQNDDSWSANSSNESVGMQSAGSSAGRKRCQSEPSDGTAGSPTKKPNEPYKFHFKAAVFEKRFKNQKSLDPCGSLSVGGNSVENVVKQVWDFCSKFIHRAAIFNDSIHETLDDSENRGPAAIVSWNEEAPCFENRDNFIVFQDKSSKRNYLPTKIDQSMLRNWVSKDISIIVYRFSDSVTNLRRMNLLEQHLLRPFEKDRAGAESLVSVNKLKNQLKENHGRYLSGDDINWGCWASWIASKSAEKREQLLKETPPEHLISLFSSVPVHSDTLLEKGRLDLQVANTINNAYSRILKNLKNDFDNIQKASSIMGKRIALMESKQKEYDEMLRAMNSSVTARENRFSLELAQTVADCIDVDHE; this comes from the exons ATGGAGGAGCCGGAAAATGAAACCTCCACGGAGGGCCTTTTTTTGGAGGCAAACGTCGAAATTACAAGTGCAAGTGAAAGTGAGGATGTTGTTTTAATGCAATACGGTGAAGGATTCGATGACCCGTTAGATTTGGATGTCAGTGCTTCGAAATATTCACCACAGTTCTTGGACGAGGAATATCTTCAAAATGATGATTCCTGGAGCGCCAATAGCAGCAATGAAAGTGTCGGTATGCAATCTGCAGGTTCTTCAGCAGGACGAAAG AGATGTCAATCCGAGCCTTCCGATGGAACTGCTGGGTCTCCGACGAAGAAACCCAATGAGCCATACAAGTTCCACTTCAAAGCGGCCGTGTTTGAAAAACGTTTCAAGAACCAAAAATCGCTAGATCCGTGTGGGTCGCTATCGGTAGGAGGCAACAGTGTTGAAAATGTTGTAAAACAAGTCTGGGATTTTTGCTCCAAGTTCATCCACCGAGCAGCCATATTCAACGACTCAATTCACGAAACTCTGGATGACTCGGAAAATCGAGGCCCGGCTGCAATAGTATCATGGAATGAAGAAGCTCCGTGTTTCGAGAACCGTGACAACTTTATTGTATTCCAGGACAAGTCCAGTAAACGCAACTATCTTCCTACAAAGATTGACCAATCGATGCTGCGAAACTGGGTATCGAAAGACATCTCAATAATTGTTTACCGATTTTCCGATTCTGTGACTAACCTTCGCAGAATGAATTTATTGGAACAACATTTGCTGCGGCCGTTCGAGAAAGATAGAGCAGGGGCGGAATCTCTCGTTTCTgtcaacaaattgaaaaatcaacTCAAGGAAAATCACGGCAGGTATTTGAGTGGTGACGATATCAATTGGGGATGCTGGGCGAGCTGGATTGCAAGTAAGTCAGCCGAAAAGCGAGAACAGCTGTTGAAGGAAACGCCACCGGAACATCTCATCAGTTTGTTTTCATCAGTACCAGTTCACAGTGACACACTACTCGAGAAAGGTCGTTTGGATTTACAGGTTGCCAATACGATTAACAACGCCTACAGTAGAATCCTTAAGAACCTCAAAAACGATTTCGATAACATCCAAAAAGCTTCTTCGATTATGGGAAAAAGGATTGCGTTGATGGAGTCTAAACAAAAGGAGTACGATGAAATGTTGCGTGCAATGAACAGCTCCGTTACTGCAAGGGAAAATCGTTTCTCATTAGAATTGGCTCAAACTGTTGCTGACTGCATCGATGTTGATCACGAATAA